The following proteins come from a genomic window of Salminus brasiliensis chromosome 15, fSalBra1.hap2, whole genome shotgun sequence:
- the gprc5bb gene encoding G protein-coupled receptor, class C, group 5, member Bb produces MAISPAFLVLLCLIGCSTSKGVAQEGAPPPPRGCGSGIAPAYRVLCDLESVWGVVLEAVACGGAVTSIILATVLLAKLKTVTEQERRCGVGPLLLLLLGIVCLFCLSPAFLVGRGEVLCVARRSLWGSLFAMCFSCLLVQGVRLRRLAAGKRSPSGSSLSLLALGLTVVQGMLAGEWLLLTVAREGRTACDYLPLDFALAGSYALGLLLAATALSLCVVLCGGRGGEEASKRRRRKWRCNAVWLFLACLASLLLWTGWLAFYLYGNAASAPRASRLRGSTATVTGATDWDEPALALALVTVGWALLMFYAIPETHLCLRQPANQRSEETGQDSYYDARQPPTTSQGYHDDEAPAANHRQAYAERQAFTVEEQHTAAVQAGGYHAGVIRPVLPFRSHVYQPTEMALLMNGGTIPTAPPNYTGRHLW; encoded by the exons ATGGCAATAAGCCCCGCCTTCCTCGTCCTTCTctgtctgattggctgcagcACTTCAAAGGGTGTGGCTCAGGAGGGAGCCCCACCCCCTCCTCGGGGTTGTGGCTCAGGCATCGCCCCGGCCTATCGTGTCCTGTGTGATTTGGAGTCGGTGTGGGGTGTGGTGTTGGAGGCGGTGGCCTGTGGCGGCGCGGTCACGTCCATCATTCTCGCCACGGTGCTCCTGGCTAAGCTAAAAACGGTCACGGAGCAGGAGCGCCGCTGCGGCGTGGGGcctctcctcctgctgctgctgggcatCGTGTGCCTCTTTTGCCTTTCCCCAGCTTTTCTGGTTGGACGTGGCGAGGTCCTGTGCGTGGCTCGCCGCAGCCTGTGGGGGTCGCTGTTCGCTATGTGCTTCTCCTGCCTGCTGGTCCAGGGCGTGCGATTGCGCCGACTGGCGGCCGGAAAACGGAGCCCGTCAGGGAGTTCCCTTTCCCTGCTTGCTCTGGGGCTCACAGTGGTGCAAGGCATGCTGGCCGGCGAGTGGCTGCTGCTCACGGTGGCGCGAGAGGGCCGCACTGCCTGCGACTACCTGCCTCTGGACTTTGCGCTGGCGGGAAGTTATGCGTTGGGCCTGCTGCTGGCCGCCACAGCGCTTTCTCTCTGTGTAGTCCTGTGTGGCGGAAggggaggcgaggaagcgagcAAGAGGCGGAGGCGGAAGTGGAGGTGCAATGCCGTGTGGCTCTTCCTCGCCTGCCTTGCCTCCCTCCTTCTGTGGACTGGctggctcgctttttatctcTATGGCAACGCAGCTTCAGCACCCCGAGCCTCCCGCCTCCGTGGCAGCACAGCCACCGTAACCGGGGCGACGGACTGGGATGAGCCAGCGCTCGCCCTTGCCTTGGTCACAGTCGGCTGGGCGCTTCTGATGTTCTACGCCATACCGGAAACACACCTGTGCCTGAGGCAGCCGGCCAATCAGAGGAGCGAGGAGACTGGGCAGGATTCCTACTATGATGCTCGCCAGCCGCCCACGACTTCGCAGGGTTACCATGACGACGAGGCACCTGCGGCCAATCACAGGCAGGCGTATGCCGAAAGGCAGGCGTTCACTGTGGAGGAGCAGCACACTGCag cTGTACAGGCTGGAGGGTACCATGCTGGAGTAATAAGGCCTGTGCTTCCATTCCGGAGCCATGTGTACCAGCCCACTGAGATGGCCCTGCTCATGAATGGAGGAACG atTCCCACCGCTCCCCCAAACTACACAGGAAGGCATTTGTGGTGA
- the knop1 gene encoding uncharacterized protein knop1 codes for MEAKRKKQANNSKYGEKNPPGDRGEEEQNGPAKKKNDEAEKKSGNGTMKKERDEKKEKKKMKKVKEQGTKKKDGGAEMSEGEVETRDVRVPIKEEKKNTKKVKDEELEMSISKGGAETRDVGVPVKQKKKKKIKEELKDEAVEESRREGGVETRDVGVPQSQEKKKKKPKKEDEEEAEATVKEGEGGEKKKKKKKKVKQEAPVDEARGTGEGDVEVSDPPKKMKKKEKAKDDQVKEEKMELGISEEPSAPSEKVKKKKKKKDRSQAEEDGVNGSRTEVNGKMETKKKKKKRKMMEPEDEALEEEGKIKTKRKKKAEARAAREEAVTAGGGEEKESKKKKKKKVKENMPSCSVESTGEAELRQKKESTSSRPAEEQTNGHLDEDEPRKKKVKTERVEEKDLAKKKRNLSGTGAKEKHKKQKNQTDEEKTAADFRVKEEREAEGSTDETPSDVVFLSARPGNQDEISIDQERRLALQKDVDEESQPKATFGQWGTAQFESSDRQMKFLRLMGGLKKGSQPVSQSNGKFNMALGKEGQQTLQQGLLGEFERAQNRRMDFQNKGVGLGFTAPSNKKFAIDVNARNSVRFDD; via the exons ATGGAGGCCAAGCGGAAGAAGCAGGCAAATAACAGCAAATATGGCGAGAAGAATCCTCCTGGAgatagaggagaggaggagcagAATGGACCTGCAAAGAAGAAGAACGACGAGGCTGAGAAGAAGAGTGGAAACGGCACGATGAAAAAGGAGAGGGAtgaaaagaaggagaagaaaaagatgaaaaaggtCAAAGAGCAGGGGACAAAGAAGAAGGACGGAGGTGCGGAGATGAGTGAAGGAGAGGTGGAGACGAGGGATGTGAGAGTTCCTataaaggaggagaagaaaaacaccAAGAAGGTCAAAGACGAGGAGCTGGAAATGAGCATCAGCAAAGGAGGTGCGGAGACGAGGGATGTGGGCGTTCCGGTtaagcagaagaagaaaaagaagataaagGAGGAGCTCAAAGACGAAGCAGTGGAGGAGAGCAGACGTGAAGGAGGTGTGGAGACAAGGGATGTTGGGGTTCCTCAGAgccaagagaagaaaaagaagaagccaAAAAAGGAGGACGAGGAAGAGGCGGAGGCCACCGTGAAggagggagaaggaggagaaaagaagaagaagaagaagaagaaggtaaAGCAAGAAGCTCCAGTGGATGAGGCCAGAGGAACAGGGGAAGGAGACGTTGAGGTCAGCGATCCTCCAaagaagatgaaaaagaaggagaaagcGAAGGATGATCAGGTGAAGGAGGAGAAAATGGAACTGGGGATCAGTGAGGAACCGTCAGCACCTTCAGAAAAggtgaaaaagaagaagaagaagaaagaccGAAGCCAGGCTGAGGAGGATGGCGTGAACGGATCCAGAACTGAGGTGAACGGAAAGATGGAAaccaagaagaagaaaaagaagaggaagatgatGGAGCCGGAAGACGAAGCTCTGGAGGAGGAGGGAAAGATCAAAACGAAAAGGAAAAAGAAGGCTGAAGCGAGAGCGGCGCGAGAGGAGGCTGTGAcagctggaggaggagaagagaaggagagtaaaaagaagaagaagaaaaaggtgaAGGAGAACATGCCCAGCTGCTCTGTGGAGTCCACTGGAGAAGCAGAGCTGAGGCAGAAGAAGGAGAGCACCTCCTCCCGCCCCGCTGAGGAACAGACAAATGGACACCTGGACGAGGACGAACCGAGGAAGAAGAAGGTAAAGACGGAGCGTGTTGAGGAGAAAGATCTGGCGAAGAAAAAGAGGAATCTCTCCGGAACTGGAGCGAAGGAAAAGCACAAGAAGCAGAAGAACCAGACTGATGAGGAGAAGACAGCTGCTGACTTCAGAgtgaaggaggagagggaagCGGAGGGAAGCACAGATGAAACG ccCAGTGATGTTGTGTTCCTGTCTGCAAGGCCAGGAAATCAGGATGAGATTTCCATTGACCAG GAGCGGAGGTTAGCCCTGCAAAAAGACGTCGATGAGGAATCTCAACCCAAGGCG ACCTTCGGCCAGTGGGGCACTGCCCAGTTTGAGAGCTCGGACAGACAGATGAAGTTCCTTCGTCTGATGGGCGGTTTGAAGAAGGGCAGTCAGCCGGTCAGTCAGAGCAATGGGAAGTTCAACATGGCTCTAGGAAAGGAGGGCCAGCAGACTTTACAGCAGGGCCTTCTGGGAGAGTTTGAGCGTGCCCAGAACCGACGCATGGATTTTCAGAACAAAGGGGTGGGACTAGGGTTCACAGCGCCGTCCAATAAGAAGTTTGCCATTGATGTCAATGCTCGGAACTCTGTGCGGTTCGATGACTGA
- the exosc1 gene encoding exosome complex component CSL4 has product MSPMKLCVPGERLCSTEDCIPGAGTYLRHGYIFASLAGYVLRRNEGEELPVISVVKETEAQLLPDVGAIVTCKVTSINPRFAKVHILYVGSTPLKDRFRGTIRKEDVRATEKDKVETYKSFRPGDIVLAKVISLGDVQSNYLLTTAENELGVVVAHSEAGAQMVPVSWCEMQCPRTHNKEFRKVARVQPEYLQA; this is encoded by the exons GTGAAAGGCTGTGCAGTACGGAGGACTGCATCCCCGGCGCAGGGACGTATCTGCGGCATGGCTACATCTTCGCCTCGCTTGCTGGATACGTGCTCAGGAGGAACGAAGGAGAGGAG CTTCCTGTGATTTCAGTCGTCAAAGAAACAGAAGCGCAGCTCCTGCCTGACGTCGGCGCTATCGTCACCTGCAAG GTGACGAGCATTAACCCGCGGTTCGCAAAGGTGCACATCCTCTACGTGGGCTCCACGCCTCTCAAAGACAGGTTCAGAGGCACGATCAG GAAAGAAGACGTGAGGGCGACGGAGAAAGACAAG gtggaaaCGTATAAAAGTTTCAGGCCTGGAGACATTGTCCTCGCCAAAGTG ATATCATTGGGTGATGTACAGTCAAACTACCTGCTCACCACAGCGGAGAACGAGCTGGGCGTGGTTGTGGCCCACAGTGAAGCAG GAGCTCAGATGGTGCCCGTCAGCTGGTGCGAGATGCAGTGTCCCCGCACACACAACAAAGAGTTCCGCAAGGTGGCGCGGGTACAGCCGGAGTACCTGCAGGCCTGA